In the genome of Desulfofarcimen acetoxidans DSM 771, one region contains:
- a CDS encoding chemotaxis protein CheD: MQVGIAEYKITAGPNRLITLGLGSCVGVSMYDPVLKLGGLLHIMLPDSTQFKDVSKPAKFADLGIPLLISDLKRRGGNVLRFQSKLVGGAQMFSGMDKKIILNIGERNYKAARQILNDLRIRILAEELGGNRGRTMIFDTANGDVFIRTLGGVNRVI, from the coding sequence TTGCAGGTTGGTATTGCTGAATATAAAATTACTGCCGGTCCAAATCGCTTGATTACTTTAGGACTCGGTTCATGCGTTGGGGTTTCGATGTATGATCCTGTTTTGAAACTGGGAGGGCTTCTACATATAATGCTTCCGGACAGCACTCAGTTTAAAGATGTGTCAAAACCTGCTAAATTCGCGGATTTAGGTATACCGCTTTTAATAAGTGATTTAAAACGCCGGGGTGGCAATGTATTAAGATTTCAGTCCAAGTTGGTTGGAGGGGCGCAAATGTTCAGTGGGATGGATAAGAAAATAATATTAAATATAGGTGAGCGTAACTATAAGGCGGCCAGGCAGATATTGAACGACTTAAGGATAAGAATATTAGCCGAAGAACTTGGGGGAAATCGCGGGCGAACCATGATATTCGATACTGCTAACGGTGATGTCTTTATCAGGACTTTGGGCGGTGTTAACAGGGTGATATAG
- the fliM gene encoding flagellar motor switch protein FliM, producing MSDVLSQKEIDRLLDGLKSGIIKAEDLKEAEIQELRMRYKSYDFRRPNKFSENQLRTLQMLHEGYGRLLSSYLTGYLRASIVVRVISVDQFTFDDFVGSVPSPTLLTVFSLPPLTGPAVLETNPQFLFPIIDLLFGGTGKMSDRVRELTDIELSVIKKLIPKLLEQLVLAWQDLYEVTAELQSIETNPRLMQVMNPGEIIALLTFSTVIGGTSRGLINLCLPYLMLEPVLSKLSIHYRNTRKDMAKEDDLRRLEYWMGQAELTLTAVAGETKISVRDFLQLQEGDVLTLDRRIDEDVDLFLEEKLKYKVQPGTMGRFMAVQITSLTEGGVAIEQ from the coding sequence TTGTCTGATGTTTTATCACAAAAGGAGATTGACAGGTTATTAGATGGTCTGAAATCCGGAATAATAAAAGCGGAAGATCTAAAAGAAGCAGAAATACAGGAACTGCGGATGAGATATAAGAGCTATGATTTCAGACGTCCAAATAAGTTTTCCGAAAATCAGTTAAGAACTCTTCAGATGCTGCATGAGGGATATGGCCGCCTGTTGTCGAGCTATTTAACAGGTTATTTAAGAGCCAGCATAGTAGTACGTGTAATTTCGGTGGATCAATTTACCTTTGATGACTTTGTCGGCTCGGTGCCCAGCCCTACTCTTTTGACAGTTTTTTCATTACCGCCGCTTACGGGTCCGGCAGTTTTAGAGACAAATCCGCAATTCCTTTTTCCCATTATTGATTTGTTGTTTGGCGGAACCGGGAAAATGTCAGACCGGGTACGTGAGTTAACTGATATTGAACTGTCAGTAATAAAAAAACTGATTCCTAAATTGCTGGAACAGCTTGTTCTCGCATGGCAAGATCTTTATGAAGTAACTGCCGAGCTGCAAAGTATAGAAACTAATCCTCGTTTGATGCAGGTAATGAACCCGGGTGAGATAATAGCCTTGTTAACTTTTAGCACGGTTATCGGCGGTACATCCAGGGGCTTGATTAATCTTTGCTTGCCTTATTTAATGCTGGAACCTGTTTTGTCTAAATTGTCCATACATTACCGCAATACCAGGAAGGATATGGCTAAAGAGGATGACCTGCGTCGGCTGGAATACTGGATGGGACAGGCTGAATTAACACTAACCGCTGTTGCCGGAGAAACTAAAATATCCGTGCGGGATTTCTTACAACTTCAGGAAGGTGATGTGTTGACACTGGACAGGCGCATTGACGAGGATGTAGACCTTTTTTTAGAGGAAAAATTAAAATACAAGGTGCAGCCCGGTACAATGGGGCGTTTTATGGCAGTTCAAATTACCTCCTTGACTGAAGGAGGAGTGGCTATTGAGCAATAA
- a CDS encoding CheR family methyltransferase, which produces MDFNTFKDKMYNNFRLDLHSYKENQLKRRMESLLSRMNMGTDYEKFYKAISTDREMYIKFLDTLTINVTEFFRDTNIFKSLETKVLPELLQKKKQLKIWSAACSNGAEPYSLAILMDELVPGVKFELEATDIDDKILSQAMAGIYTAEQVRNISANRLNKYFRKQANNYYVIESIKNKVKFKKHDLLLDKYGFGYNLIVCRNVTIYFTRDAQNLVNEKFSKALNQGGYLFIGGSEMIFNYKSYGYEKSLPCFYKKT; this is translated from the coding sequence ATGGATTTCAATACTTTTAAAGATAAGATGTATAACAACTTTAGATTAGATTTGCACAGCTACAAAGAAAATCAGCTCAAAAGACGTATGGAAAGTCTTTTATCCAGAATGAATATGGGTACCGACTATGAAAAGTTTTATAAAGCTATAAGCACTGACAGGGAAATGTATATAAAGTTTTTGGACACATTGACTATCAATGTTACTGAGTTTTTTAGGGATACCAATATATTTAAGTCCCTGGAAACAAAGGTTTTGCCGGAACTGCTGCAGAAGAAAAAACAATTGAAAATATGGAGTGCTGCCTGTTCTAACGGTGCTGAACCGTATTCATTAGCGATACTGATGGATGAACTGGTGCCCGGTGTCAAATTCGAACTGGAAGCGACTGATATAGATGATAAAATTCTGAGTCAAGCTATGGCCGGTATTTATACCGCTGAGCAGGTGCGTAATATCAGTGCAAACAGATTAAATAAATATTTTCGTAAGCAGGCTAATAACTACTATGTCATTGAAAGTATAAAAAATAAAGTGAAATTCAAAAAACATGATTTATTGCTTGATAAGTACGGTTTTGGTTATAATTTGATCGTTTGCCGTAATGTCACTATATATTTTACCAGAGATGCGCAGAATTTAGTGAATGAGAAATTCTCCAAGGCTTTAAACCAGGGGGGGTATTTATTTATAGGTGGCAGTGAAATGATTTTTAACTACAAAAGTTATGGCTACGAAAAGTCTCTTCCCTGTTTCTATAAAAAAACATAA
- a CDS encoding flagellar motor switch protein, with protein sequence MSNNGGKLLSQEEIDALLSSSGQTEPVIVEEQVLRSDEIDALGEVSNISMGTSSTTLSSLLNQQVQISGASISIMSEEEFMSSYRASYMAVRVQFVKGLSGFNLWLVKLHDALVMANLMMGVEGTPVTGEINELEISAASEAMNQMISTSVTGLAGMFNRTIDISPPQTRIINEGDTLEELVVEGPFVVLFFKMTVGDMLDTEIIQIISVETAKEAVSSLMNAMDVSAGVSLENILESQEKDALGEVGNISTGSASTTLSALLNQRVQITSPRISILTETELLSSFELPFMTVKVQYTEGIIGFNLWVVTLRDALIIADLMMGGEGIPASNEITELEISAASEAMNQMIGTAATSLAAIFNRIINISPPETHIIRARENLGEIIDTHPLVVISFRMIVGDVMDTEIMQIMSVETAKYEVGLLLSGLEPAAPEMAVRVEEPVPSTEPVTNKPPENLSPMAAGGQNQTGYQSVPEERVSQTPADVNWDKINLILDVPLNVTVVLGKTKKPIKDVLGLTPGSVVELGALVEEPVEVLVNGTLVARGEVVVVNENFGVRITNVITPQERIQYLIGH encoded by the coding sequence TTGAGCAATAATGGAGGCAAACTGTTAAGTCAGGAAGAAATAGATGCGCTTCTAAGCAGTTCCGGTCAGACTGAACCTGTCATTGTTGAAGAACAGGTGCTAAGATCCGATGAAATAGATGCCCTTGGTGAAGTATCTAATATTTCTATGGGCACATCTTCAACAACACTTTCTTCCTTGTTAAACCAGCAGGTGCAAATATCCGGTGCCAGTATAAGTATTATGTCTGAAGAGGAGTTTATGTCTTCTTACAGAGCTTCTTATATGGCCGTTAGAGTTCAGTTTGTCAAAGGCCTGAGCGGCTTTAACCTCTGGCTTGTGAAATTGCACGATGCCTTGGTAATGGCTAATTTGATGATGGGAGTAGAAGGAACTCCCGTGACTGGTGAAATAAACGAGCTGGAAATCAGTGCCGCATCAGAAGCAATGAACCAGATGATTTCTACGTCGGTAACCGGTTTGGCAGGCATGTTCAACCGAACGATTGATATTTCCCCGCCTCAAACAAGGATTATTAATGAAGGGGATACTCTGGAAGAATTGGTTGTTGAAGGGCCTTTTGTAGTATTGTTTTTTAAAATGACAGTGGGCGATATGTTAGACACGGAGATTATACAGATAATATCAGTGGAAACCGCCAAGGAAGCAGTATCGTCATTGATGAACGCAATGGATGTTTCTGCCGGTGTCTCTTTGGAGAATATTCTCGAATCGCAGGAGAAGGACGCTTTAGGTGAGGTTGGTAATATATCTACCGGATCTGCTTCAACGACCCTTTCAGCACTGTTAAATCAACGAGTGCAAATTACCAGTCCACGTATTTCTATACTTACTGAGACGGAGCTTTTGTCGTCTTTTGAGCTTCCGTTTATGACGGTTAAGGTTCAGTACACAGAGGGAATTATTGGATTTAATCTTTGGGTTGTGACATTGCGTGACGCTTTGATCATAGCTGACTTAATGATGGGTGGGGAAGGTATCCCGGCTTCAAATGAGATAACCGAACTGGAAATCAGTGCTGCGTCAGAAGCGATGAACCAGATGATCGGAACCGCTGCAACCAGTTTGGCTGCCATCTTCAACCGGATCATAAATATTTCTCCTCCCGAAACCCATATTATAAGAGCAAGAGAAAATCTGGGAGAAATTATTGACACACATCCTTTAGTGGTTATTTCTTTTCGCATGATTGTCGGTGATGTTATGGATACTGAGATTATGCAGATTATGTCGGTAGAAACCGCCAAGTATGAGGTAGGATTGCTGTTGAGCGGTTTGGAGCCTGCCGCACCTGAAATGGCTGTTAGAGTTGAAGAACCCGTACCGTCTACTGAACCGGTTACTAATAAGCCGCCTGAAAATTTGTCGCCAATGGCTGCCGGCGGGCAAAATCAGACCGGTTATCAGTCCGTGCCGGAAGAACGTGTTTCTCAAACGCCGGCTGATGTCAATTGGGATAAGATCAATCTTATACTTGATGTTCCTCTAAATGTTACTGTGGTGCTCGGTAAAACAAAGAAACCGATTAAGGATGTGCTCGGTCTTACTCCCGGTTCCGTGGTGGAATTGGGCGCGCTGGTGGAAGAACCGGTTGAGGTTTTAGTTAACGGTACTCTGGTAGCCAGAGGGGAAGTTGTCGTTGTTAATGAGAATTTTGGCGTGCGGATAACCAATGTGATAACTCCGCAGGAAAGAATACAATACCTTATAGGACATTAA
- a CDS encoding flagellar hook-basal body protein, whose translation MIKTLGIGASALNANQTYIDSAANNIANVNTDEYKAERTRFTDLLYNYYYRGTTYPAPTVDEKATESSGNGVRIGEVKKVFEPGTIKETSNSMDLAIDGAGFIKVISPDGEELFSRGGVLKVNSDGVIEDAAGNIIEPEIQLPEGLQNFSISPSGQVTVINGAGMKEEIANISIYNFINPAGLIAQDNKLYLQTEQSGEAAEGAPGTDGYGSLRQGFTEMSNVDLIQEMVRLIEAQRAYEINARSIKTADDMWGMANSLSSR comes from the coding sequence ATGATAAAAACCCTGGGGATCGGTGCGTCTGCTTTGAATGCCAATCAAACTTACATAGATTCAGCGGCTAACAACATAGCCAATGTTAATACAGATGAGTACAAAGCTGAAAGGACAAGATTTACTGATTTATTATATAATTATTATTATCGCGGTACTACTTATCCTGCTCCTACAGTTGATGAGAAAGCAACTGAGTCATCGGGAAACGGAGTTCGCATTGGTGAGGTGAAAAAGGTTTTTGAACCCGGAACAATAAAAGAAACCTCTAATTCTATGGATTTGGCCATAGACGGTGCCGGTTTCATAAAGGTAATTTCACCGGACGGGGAAGAACTTTTTTCCCGTGGAGGTGTATTGAAGGTAAATTCGGACGGGGTAATTGAGGATGCGGCCGGAAACATAATTGAGCCGGAAATACAGCTTCCGGAAGGGCTGCAAAATTTCAGCATATCACCCTCTGGACAGGTGACTGTAATTAACGGTGCGGGGATGAAAGAGGAAATTGCAAATATTTCTATTTATAACTTTATTAATCCGGCAGGTTTAATCGCGCAAGACAATAAACTCTATTTACAGACTGAGCAAAGCGGTGAAGCTGCTGAGGGGGCTCCCGGAACTGACGGTTATGGCTCTTTACGTCAGGGTTTTACTGAGATGTCTAACGTGGATTTAATTCAGGAAATGGTTAGGCTGATAGAGGCACAGCGGGCTTATGAAATTAATGCACGCTCAATCAAAACTGCCGATGACATGTGGGGTATGGCCAACAGTTTAAGCAGTAGATAA
- a CDS encoding chemotaxis protein CheC → MIDFQNYGPIQMDVLSEIGNIGIGNAATSLSKLVNDRIDMTVPKACFLPYEEIIALVGGPEEIVGCIVLRLEGDVPGTIIYIFHQESMFSLVDMLLGLELGTTNELDEMAESVVMEIGNILTGSFISAISMMSQLHMVTTVPLFAYDMLAAVLMTSLIDTGYIEDQVLLIETKLSQKDKEIKGNFFLFTDPGALEKVFMSLGISMEI, encoded by the coding sequence ATGATTGATTTTCAAAACTATGGCCCGATTCAAATGGATGTTCTGTCTGAAATAGGGAATATTGGGATTGGCAATGCAGCTACTTCTCTTTCCAAGCTTGTAAATGATCGGATAGATATGACAGTGCCAAAGGCATGTTTTTTACCCTATGAGGAAATTATTGCTCTGGTTGGGGGACCTGAAGAAATTGTCGGCTGTATAGTCCTTCGCTTGGAAGGAGACGTGCCGGGAACAATTATATATATTTTCCACCAGGAGAGTATGTTTTCTTTAGTAGATATGTTGTTGGGTCTTGAACTGGGAACAACTAATGAATTGGATGAAATGGCTGAGTCCGTGGTCATGGAAATCGGCAATATATTAACCGGTTCCTTTATCAGTGCTATTAGTATGATGTCTCAGTTGCATATGGTGACCACCGTTCCTCTGTTTGCCTATGATATGCTGGCAGCCGTGTTGATGACAAGCTTAATTGACACGGGTTATATTGAGGATCAAGTTTTGTTGATAGAAACTAAATTGTCGCAGAAGGATAAGGAGATAAAAGGAAACTTTTTTTTATTCACTGATCCGGGAGCGCTGGAAAAAGTTTTTATGTCCCTGGGAATAAGCATGGAAATATAA
- a CDS encoding DUF1015 domain-containing protein, producing the protein MATIIPIKGLRYNQSLAGSMNSLVTPPYDVIDEKAQDSYYRINPYNVIRLEYGKKYPQDNNFNNRYTRAAKDFTEWLQEKILVPEEKPSLYLYEQEFTAAGEKKVRTGFIAGVKIEPYANGVVLPHEETLPKHKADRLALMHACRANFSPIFGLFADSSMKVDSLLKTAKNRPADVDFTDESGLMHRLWVISDTDTVQKVQEAMSEQRIFIADGHHRYETSLNYRNERRNEDESISGTPDNKLQEPINDEYPAAPYNYIMMTLVNLYDPGLVVFPTHRLVKNIDSFDLENFLKKITQNFDLEEFCLNQDKSNFSQFLERMAQLGEMDQSQHKHAFGLYTGQSLYIIILKETTNLSDYMPGDKSSDWRGLDVSVLHSLIMENYLGIGGEQRANEANLTYTREEAGALEKVDKGEYQLAFFMNPTRVEEVTAVASNGEKMPQKSTFFYPKLITGLVINKL; encoded by the coding sequence TTGGCCACCATAATCCCCATTAAAGGATTACGCTATAATCAAAGCCTGGCAGGCAGTATGAACTCACTGGTAACACCGCCTTATGATGTCATCGATGAAAAGGCACAGGACAGCTACTACAGGATCAACCCCTACAACGTCATTCGCCTGGAATATGGGAAAAAATACCCACAAGACAACAACTTCAATAACCGTTATACCAGAGCGGCCAAAGATTTTACAGAATGGCTTCAAGAAAAAATACTCGTGCCTGAAGAGAAACCGTCGCTGTACCTTTACGAACAGGAATTTACCGCAGCAGGTGAAAAGAAAGTGCGAACAGGCTTTATCGCCGGCGTAAAGATAGAACCATATGCAAACGGAGTAGTACTTCCCCATGAAGAAACACTGCCAAAGCACAAAGCAGACCGTCTGGCTCTCATGCACGCCTGCCGGGCTAATTTCAGCCCCATCTTTGGTCTTTTCGCCGACAGCAGCATGAAAGTCGACAGCCTGTTAAAAACAGCCAAAAACAGGCCGGCAGATGTAGATTTCACTGACGAGTCAGGACTAATGCATCGCCTGTGGGTAATTTCAGACACAGACACAGTACAAAAAGTGCAGGAAGCCATGAGCGAGCAGCGTATATTCATTGCTGACGGTCACCACCGTTATGAAACATCCTTAAACTACCGCAACGAGCGAAGAAATGAGGATGAATCAATTTCCGGCACACCTGACAATAAACTGCAGGAACCTATAAACGATGAATACCCGGCAGCCCCCTACAACTATATTATGATGACACTGGTTAACCTTTACGATCCGGGATTGGTGGTATTTCCCACCCATCGTCTGGTAAAAAATATAGACTCTTTTGACCTGGAAAACTTTTTAAAGAAAATTACGCAAAACTTTGACCTGGAGGAATTCTGTTTAAACCAGGATAAAAGCAATTTTTCTCAGTTCTTAGAGCGTATGGCTCAACTGGGGGAAATGGATCAGTCCCAACACAAACATGCTTTTGGCTTATACACAGGCCAGAGCCTGTATATCATTATTTTAAAAGAAACCACTAATCTGTCCGATTATATGCCCGGCGACAAGTCTTCCGACTGGCGGGGATTGGATGTTTCAGTCCTACACTCCCTGATTATGGAAAATTATCTGGGTATAGGAGGAGAACAGAGGGCCAATGAAGCAAATCTCACCTATACCAGAGAAGAGGCAGGAGCACTGGAAAAAGTAGACAAAGGAGAATACCAGCTGGCCTTTTTCATGAATCCCACCAGAGTTGAAGAAGTAACGGCAGTAGCTTCCAACGGTGAAAAGATGCCCCAGAAATCCACCTTTTTTTATCCCAAGCTGATCACAGGATTGGTAATAAATAAATTGTAA
- a CDS encoding response regulator, with protein MTKRILIVDDAAFMRMMIKNIVVKHGYEVVGEAENGLQAIQLYKEVSPDLVTMDITMPEMDGIQGVKEIRKIDPNANIIVCSAMGQQAMVLEAIQSGAKDFVVKPFQQDRIIQAIERVLGR; from the coding sequence TTGACAAAACGGATTCTTATTGTAGATGATGCCGCTTTTATGCGGATGATGATAAAGAACATTGTTGTTAAACACGGTTATGAGGTAGTAGGGGAAGCTGAGAACGGCTTACAGGCGATTCAACTGTATAAAGAGGTTTCGCCTGATCTTGTGACAATGGACATCACTATGCCGGAAATGGACGGCATACAAGGGGTTAAAGAAATTCGCAAAATAGATCCAAATGCCAATATAATTGTTTGCAGTGCCATGGGGCAACAGGCCATGGTTTTAGAAGCCATTCAATCCGGTGCAAAAGACTTTGTAGTCAAACCTTTCCAACAAGACCGAATTATTCAGGCTATTGAACGAGTACTTGGTAGGTAA
- the flgF gene encoding flagellar basal-body rod protein FlgF, producing MIRGIYSGAAGMNVLQEKMNVMANNLANVNTNGFKMDQAVVKSFNEQLINLIDTGKDIRKLRPIGNFCHGVTVDEINTYFTQGVFQQTGHDTDLALDGEGFFRVSGAEGDYYTRDGAFSLDNEGYLVTSRGYTLMGQNGPVMTEPGKNLKIGSDGKIYLDGVEQDTLDIKNFDDLQKLKKEGDNFFRVENEADAGVYDATNFTLKQGFLEKSNVELVNEMTDIIAVSRAYETSQKLMQVQDELLGKAVNNIGTIK from the coding sequence ATGATTAGAGGTATTTATAGCGGGGCGGCCGGGATGAATGTATTGCAGGAAAAAATGAATGTAATGGCAAATAACCTGGCTAATGTTAATACAAACGGTTTTAAAATGGATCAGGCTGTAGTTAAGAGTTTTAATGAGCAGTTAATTAATTTGATCGATACCGGTAAAGATATTCGTAAGCTTCGCCCTATCGGTAACTTTTGTCATGGTGTGACTGTTGACGAAATTAATACTTATTTTACTCAGGGTGTTTTTCAGCAGACAGGTCATGATACCGATTTGGCCTTAGACGGTGAAGGGTTTTTCAGGGTTAGCGGAGCGGAAGGCGATTATTATACCAGAGATGGGGCGTTTTCACTGGACAATGAAGGGTATCTTGTTACTTCACGTGGATACACGCTTATGGGACAGAACGGGCCGGTAATGACAGAACCCGGTAAAAATCTTAAAATAGGATCTGACGGTAAGATATATTTGGACGGCGTGGAGCAGGATACGCTGGATATTAAGAATTTTGATGATCTCCAGAAGTTGAAAAAAGAAGGGGATAATTTTTTCAGGGTTGAAAATGAGGCTGACGCGGGTGTGTATGATGCAACAAATTTTACCTTGAAGCAGGGTTTTTTAGAAAAGTCTAATGTTGAACTGGTGAATGAGATGACTGATATAATAGCCGTATCCCGCGCTTATGAAACAAGCCAGAAACTTATGCAGGTGCAGGATGAACTTTTGGGTAAAGCCGTAAACAATATCGGTACGATAAAATAG